The window CACGACCGCCATTACCTCCATGTTCAGCATAGATATGACGCTGAAACTTCAAGTGCAACAGCGTCCAATAATTGTGGTTACCACGCAAGTAAACACTTCCACCCTTACCACCATCGCCACCATCTGGTCCGCCATTAGGGTTATACTTCACATGACGAAGGTGCATGGAACCTCTACCACCCTTACCAGAGCGGCAGTATATCTTTACATAATCAACAAAATTACTTTCCATCTTTAAACTTTGAATTTTGAACTTTGACCTTTATGATTTGTACTGTAACTTGAAATATTATTGATTAAGAGAAGAACGAGTTGCCTTAACTATTTTGGTCAAGACTGCTTGAATCTTATGACAATCATCTGATAAAGATTTATACTCACTCTCGCTAATATATTCTGCTTCCCTTAATAAATCAATCCAATAGTTTGACTCTGTTGCTTCTTTCAAAGCGATATTCATCTTACTACAGAAGTCTGCACGACTTTGTCCGTTCTTTCCTTCATGAACATTAGCCCCAATACTCGTCCCAGAACGAAGAAGTTGCTTTGAAAGGACATACTCCTTATGCTCATCTATTAGGTATTTATATAACCGTACAACCCTTAGTGCAAAACTTTTTGATAAGATATAGATATCATTCTCTACGATTTTTCTATCCAACATACGGTACAAATCATAAAGTTCAAAGTTCAAACCTCAAAGGTCAAAGGTCTACAGAGCGTCAATAACAGACTCAATACGTGCAAAAATCTCTTCTACAGTACCAAGACCCTCAACATGGTGGTGAATATTCTCACCCTTATACCAATCAATTAATGGAGAAGTCTGGTTGTTGTAAACATTGAGGCGCTTCTTGATTGTTTCCTCATTGTCATCAGAACGACCGCTCTGCTGTCCACGGAGAAGCAGACGCTTCATCAACTCATCCTCTGGAACAAAGAGTTCAACCATAGCTGCCACATTGTGACCACGCTCAGCCAACATCTTCTTCAAAGCCTCTGCTTGTGGGATTGTACGTGGGAAACCATCGAAGATAACACCCTTATGCTCCTTGCCAAAGCTATCGTATACGCTTGCAAGAATATCAATCATCAACTCATCAGGAATGAGCTGCCCATTGTCAATGTATCCTTTTGCAGTCTTACCAAGCTCTGTACCATTCTTAATTTCATTACGAAGTACGTCACCTGTTGAGATATGACCGAAGCCATACTTCTCAATCATCTTGTCGCTCTGAGTACCTTTACCAGCACCTGGCGCACCAAAAATTACAATATTCTTCATTATTCTTGTACTAAAGTATAAATATCTCTCAAGTTACGACCCTGCTGGTCATAGTCAAGTCCATAGCCAACAATGAAGTCATTTGGAATCTCCATTGCTGCATACTCGATGTTCAAAGGAACAGTAAGCTTACCAGGCTTCAACAGTAAGGTTGTAATATGCAGACCAGCAGGCTCGCGTGTACCGAGCGTTTCGAGCATACGCTTCATAGTTGCACCTGTATCAACAATATCCTCTACAATGATAACTTCTCTACCACGGATATCTTCGTTCAAACCGATAATCTCCTTGATTGTACCCGTTGAGGTAACACCTTGGTAAGAAGCCAACTTAACAAAGGATATCTCACATGGAATAGTAATATGCTTCATCAAGTCAGAGGCATACATGAACGAACCGTTCAACACCGCAAGAAAGAGCGGAGTCTTACCTTCAAAATCCTTGTTTATACGATCAGCTACCAGCTTTACTCTTTCCAAAATCTCGGCTTCAGGAATAGAAGTCTCAAACGTTTTGTCCTTAATTGTTACTCGACTCATTCTTCATTATTTATAATTTAGCGCAAAATTACGAAAATAATACCAAACTATCCGCATTTATTTTGTAAATTTGCCATCGTTATGAAGATATTTACAAGTGCCCAGATTCACGAACTGGACAGATACACTATAGAACACGAACCAATCAAGTCGATTGATTTGATGGAACGTGCAGCAAAAGCCATTACTCGTGCTATCACTGAGGAGTGGTCGACACATACGCCAATTGTTGTCTTTGCAGGACCTGGTAACAATGGTGGCGATGCTCTTGCTGTGGCACGTTTGCTGATAAATGAGGGATACAAGGTGAATACTTTCCTTTTTAATATCACCAACCATCTTTCTGAAGACTGTGTAACAAACCGCCAACGTTTGCTCGATAGCAAGCATGCAAAAGATTTTACAGAAATCACTGCGAAGTTTGACCCACCTGAATTAACCGCTGACACATTGGTGATTGATGGTTTGTTTGGCTCTGGACTCAACAAACCATTGGCTGGTGGTTTTGCCTCTTTGGTGAAATATATCAATCAAAGTCCTGCAAAGATTGTGAGTATTGACGTTCCATCTGGTTTGATGACGGAGGACAATACGTATAACGTACGTGCGAATATCATTCACGCTACCCTCACATTAACCCTCCACGAACGCAAATTATCCTTCCTTTTCGCTGATGCACAGCAATTTATTGGTAGGCTAAAGGTCCTTGATATCCGTCTGAATCAGGAGTTTATTCAGAAGACAGAAGCACAATATTACCTATTAGAAGAGAACGACATTCGTTCGCGTTTACTCCATCGTGATGACTTCTCACACAAAGGTGATATGGGTAATGCACTTATCATCGCAGGAAGTTACGGCATGTCGGGAGCAGCTATCCTTGCAACTCGTGCCTGTCTACGTAGCGGTGTGGGTAAGGTTACGGTGCATACTCCTAAAAAGAACTACGATATCATGCAGATATCTGTTCCTGAAGCTATCTTACAAATGGACCATGAGGAGACAGCCTTTACCGAAGCAGTTGATACAGATGATTTCGACGCACTTGCAATAGGTCCAGGATTAGGCAGACAGGAGCCTACTGCCATTGCGATGATAGCTCAGATAAGACGCGCACAATGTCCTATTGTTGCCGATGCTGATACCTTGAATATTCTTGCAAGCCATCGTGCATGGATGCAACAACTACCAAAGGGAATCATTATGACGCCTCACGCAAAGGAACTCGACCGTCTTACAGGCTCTCCTGCTAATGCTGACTATGAGCGTCTCCACCGTACACGTGAGTTGGCAAAGTCTTTACAGGCTTATATCATCCTTAAGGGACATAACAGTGCACTCTGCCTACCTAATGGCAACGTTATCTTTAACTCGACTGGTAACAGTGGCATGGCAACAGCTGGTAGTGGTGATGTACTCACTGGTATCATTACAGCCCTCCTTGCTCGTGGTTACCACCAGCAGAATGCTTGTATGGTGGGAATGTACCTCCATGGTCTTGCTGGCGACTTAGCAGCAAAAGAATTAGGCAAAGAAAGCCTTGTTGCAGGAGACATTATCAACTATCTCCCTAAAGCCTTCAAACTTTTGGACGATTGATAAAGTCTTCCCATTCCAGCTATTGTCGATAGGTAATAAAGCCTTCCAAGTATAAGCAACAGCCTCGCATGGTTCTTTTCATGCGGGGCTATTTGTTTCCTCTGTCCCAACCTACGAGGCAATACCTCGTAGAAAGTGGCACAAAAGAAAAGCGGCAGTTCCCAAAAGGAAGCTGCCGCTAATGTTTTATTTAGTCAAGCCGACCTCAACAAATGATTAGTCGAGGTTAGCAAGCTTGTTCTCAGAACCAAGAACGTCTGTGATCTTGTGCTTGTAAAGCTCCTCCATGTACTCACGAGCCTTACCACAGTACTGACGTGGATCGAAGTACTCTGGGTGCTCATCGAATGTCTGGCGAACACCTGCGGTGAATGCAAGACGAGAGTCAGAGTCGATGTTAATCTTACAAACAGCACTCTTAGCTGCCTGACGGAGCTGCTCCTCTGGGATACCAACAGCGTTTGGCATCTTACCACCATGCTCGTTGATGATATCAACATACTCCTGAGGAACTGAAGAAGAACCGTGGAGAACGATTGGGAAGCCTGGGAGCTGCTTCTCGATAGCTGCAAGAACATCGAATGCCAATGGAGGAGGAACAAGGCGACCAGTCTTTGGGTCACGTG is drawn from Prevotella melaninogenica and contains these coding sequences:
- a CDS encoding four helix bundle protein; the encoded protein is MLDRKIVENDIYILSKSFALRVVRLYKYLIDEHKEYVLSKQLLRSGTSIGANVHEGKNGQSRADFCSKMNIALKEATESNYWIDLLREAEYISESEYKSLSDDCHKIQAVLTKIVKATRSSLNQ
- a CDS encoding adenylate kinase encodes the protein MKNIVIFGAPGAGKGTQSDKMIEKYGFGHISTGDVLRNEIKNGTELGKTAKGYIDNGQLIPDELMIDILASVYDSFGKEHKGVIFDGFPRTIPQAEALKKMLAERGHNVAAMVELFVPEDELMKRLLLRGQQSGRSDDNEETIKKRLNVYNNQTSPLIDWYKGENIHHHVEGLGTVEEIFARIESVIDAL
- the hpt gene encoding hypoxanthine phosphoribosyltransferase, with amino-acid sequence MSRVTIKDKTFETSIPEAEILERVKLVADRINKDFEGKTPLFLAVLNGSFMYASDLMKHITIPCEISFVKLASYQGVTSTGTIKEIIGLNEDIRGREVIIVEDIVDTGATMKRMLETLGTREPAGLHITTLLLKPGKLTVPLNIEYAAMEIPNDFIVGYGLDYDQQGRNLRDIYTLVQE
- a CDS encoding NAD(P)H-hydrate dehydratase encodes the protein MKIFTSAQIHELDRYTIEHEPIKSIDLMERAAKAITRAITEEWSTHTPIVVFAGPGNNGGDALAVARLLINEGYKVNTFLFNITNHLSEDCVTNRQRLLDSKHAKDFTEITAKFDPPELTADTLVIDGLFGSGLNKPLAGGFASLVKYINQSPAKIVSIDVPSGLMTEDNTYNVRANIIHATLTLTLHERKLSFLFADAQQFIGRLKVLDIRLNQEFIQKTEAQYYLLEENDIRSRLLHRDDFSHKGDMGNALIIAGSYGMSGAAILATRACLRSGVGKVTVHTPKKNYDIMQISVPEAILQMDHEETAFTEAVDTDDFDALAIGPGLGRQEPTAIAMIAQIRRAQCPIVADADTLNILASHRAWMQQLPKGIIMTPHAKELDRLTGSPANADYERLHRTRELAKSLQAYIILKGHNSALCLPNGNVIFNSTGNSGMATAGSGDVLTGIITALLARGYHQQNACMVGMYLHGLAGDLAAKELGKESLVAGDIINYLPKAFKLLDD